Proteins encoded in a region of the Zea mays cultivar B73 chromosome 4, Zm-B73-REFERENCE-NAM-5.0, whole genome shotgun sequence genome:
- the LOC100191172 gene encoding protein Barley B recombinant isoform X1: protein MDDDDGSLGIRNWGFYDTVKGSLGLQLMSPMPPDRDTKPLLPRAGFLQQHGHHNAPHQLHAQQPQHYRDSAGGGVSGGTPAEQHPIHMDFSRNEAWLHPSHHQHPHEQKVLHSRPIGPAGHVGHPGHVAHPVHAVHVVHHHPTGYGMISDAQHTLQMMQPQLESQLQEPPPCKEDEAPPPLVEDHSVVSTGPPVKKRQRGQKQSCQPKSPKPKKPKKSAVPPEGGTINGHATRRRGPKKNVGMMINGIELDLANIPTPVCSCTGAPQQCYRWGAGGWQSACCTTSISTYPLPMNTKRRGARIAGRKMSQGAFKKVLEKLAGEGYNLVNPIDLKTFWAKHGTNKFVTIR from the coding sequence atggacgacgacgacggcagCCTGGGCATTCGGAACTGGGGCTTCTATGACACCGTGAAAGGCAGCCTCGGCCTGCAGCTCATGTCGCCCATGCCACCTGATCGGGACACGAAGCCACTGCTCCCGAGAGCTGGTTTCTTGCAGCAGCATGGGCATCACAATGCCCCACACCAGCTCCACGCACAGCAGCCGCAGCATTACCGTGACTCCGCTGGTGGCGGAGTCTCTGGTGGCACACCTGCCGAGCAGCACCCTATCCACATGGACTTCTCGCGCAATGAAGCTTGGCTGCACCCATCACACCACCAGCATCCCCATGAAcagaaggtccttcattctcgccCTATCGGACCAGCTGGGCATGTTGGGCATCCAGGCCATGTTGCCCATCCTGTGCATGCCGTGCATGTTGTGCATCACCATCCTACTGGCTATGGGATGATATCAGATGCACAACATACTCTTCAGATGATGCAACCACAGCTTGAGTCACAGCTTCAGGAGCCTCCTCCTTGCAAGGAAGACGAAGCACCACCTCCACTGGTTGAGGATCACTCCGTGGTTAGTACCGGGCCACCCGTGAAGAAGAGGCAGCGGGGCCAGAAGCAGAGCTGTCAGCCTAAGTCACCAAAGCCTAAGAAGCCTAAGAAGTCTGCTGTCCCACCGGAGGGTGGGACAATTAATGGGCACGCGACCCGGAGGAGGGGACCTAAGAAGAATGTGGGGATGATGATTAACGGTATTGAGTTGGACCTTGCCAACATACCAACACCAGTGTGCTCGTGCACCGGAGCTCCCCAGCAGTGCTACCGGTGGGGTGCAGGTGGGTGGCAGTCTGCATGCTGCACGACTTCTATTTCAACGTATCCACTGCCAATGAACACAAAGCGCCGGGGCGCACGTATTGctggaaggaagatgagccaaggtGCATTCAAAAAGGTGCTTGAGAAGCTTGCTGGTGAAGGGTACAATCTTGTTAATCCAATTGACTTGAAGACGTTTTGGGCTAAGCATGGTACAAATAAGTTTGTAACGATCAGATAA